ATTTCTAAGATCAGGTCGAAATATACCAAGTGTTCGTGCAAATATCCTTGGCTCTAAGAGTGATGGGAGTATAAGAACAGCAAAATCACATGCATACTTGGGAAAAGAGTTTGGCAGTGATGAGAATGATGGATCTACTAATCAAGATTTACCTAATTGTTTGCTAAGGAGTAAGGATGAAATGATAGAACAGAATGGACAAAGcttgataaattattttaagcaTAAACAGATGGAGGATCCAAATTTTTTCTACAGTGTTCAAGTGGATCAATTTAGTCGAATCACAAATTATTTCTGGAGAGATGGTAGATCAAAGTTGGATTATGATTGCTTTGGAGACGTTGTATGTTTTGAAACTACGTTTCGAACCAACAGCAATCTAGTTTGTAGTCCATTTTTGGGAGTCAATCACCATTGGAAGAATATCTCATTTGGTTGTGCTTTTCTATTGGACGAGAGTGCTGATTCATTTATTTGGTTGTTTGAAACATTTTTGGAGTCGATGGGAAATAAACAGCCAAAAACCATTTTCACGGATGAGGATAAAGCAATGGAAAAGGCAAAGGCAATTGAGACTGTGTTCCCAGAGACACGGCATCGGTTATGCAATTGGCAGATCTCCAAGAATGCTACACAACATCTTGCTAGTCTTTGTGCTGATCCTGAATTCAAGAAGCACTTCAACAAATGCTTTCTTGATTGTTTTACTGAAgtagaatttcaaaattcctGGGATGACATGATTAAAATGTTCAACCTTGAAAGCAATTCGTGGCTGAAGATGTTGTATTCACTTCGAGAGAAATGGTGTCCTGCATTTAGCCTAGATACTTTCTCAGCAAATATTGGATCAAGCCAGAGGGGTGAGAACACAAACACTATTTTCCATCAAGTTTCTAGAAAAACAGTGGATCTCGTTAGTTTTGTACAGCATTAtgagcaaaaaacaaaaaagatgcGATTCACAGAGTTGGAAGAGGATTTTCGTTGTAAAAATGCTATGCCTCATCTTAGAGTAAATAGTGGTATCTTTAAGCATGCAGCTACTGAGTACACTGTCAAAATGTATTCGTTCTTTGAAAATGAGCTTATGAGTATTTTTGGGGTGAGGATGGTAGAAGTTAGTAATGATGGCAATCAATATATTTATGAAGCAATTGAAGAAGGTCTTCAAAGAGTCTACATGATTCAATACAACTGTACTACGTCCATGATTTCTTGTTCATGTAAGTTATTTGAATCCATGGGGTTGTTGTGCCGTCATGCCCTAAAAGTACTGGATTTTAAAAACTATACAAGCATACCGACACAATACATAGTGAAGAGATGGACTAAAGGGGCAAAGAAAGGGATTGTGGTGAGTAATGAGTTCTGTAAGTCATCATATAGAAAGGCCAAGTCTGCCCAATCGCTGCGCCTAAGTGAGTTGATGCATGAAGGAAATAATGTTTTCGGTATAGGCTCATTGTGTGATTCAGGAACGAGGATT
Above is a genomic segment from Prunus dulcis chromosome 7, ALMONDv2, whole genome shotgun sequence containing:
- the LOC117634193 gene encoding protein FAR1-RELATED SEQUENCE 5-like, coding for MDSDFQSKSLEKSDKEALFGESDELRVGMEVSDESEAYQLCNTYAFNKGFSIRKGHLRRDSQNNVRQREFLCSKEGFQVDEDLCEAKKVRRLDTRTGCKAVIRFTVENGMWKLSYINPVHNHEFAKPEERQFLRSGRNIPSVRANILGSKSDGSIRTAKSHAYLGKEFGSDENDGSTNQDLPNCLLRSKDEMIEQNGQSLINYFKHKQMEDPNFFYSVQVDQFSRITNYFWRDGRSKLDYDCFGDVVCFETTFRTNSNLVCSPFLGVNHHWKNISFGCAFLLDESADSFIWLFETFLESMGNKQPKTIFTDEDKAMEKAKAIETVFPETRHRLCNWQISKNATQHLASLCADPEFKKHFNKCFLDCFTEVEFQNSWDDMIKMFNLESNSWLKMLYSLREKWCPAFSLDTFSANIGSSQRGENTNTIFHQVSRKTVDLVSFVQHYEQKTKKMRFTELEEDFRCKNAMPHLRVNSGIFKHAATEYTVKMYSFFENELMSIFGVRMVEVSNDGNQYIYEAIEEGLQRVYMIQYNCTTSMISCSCKLFESMGLLCRHALKVLDFKNYTSIPTQYIVKRWTKGAKKGIVVSNEFCKSSYRKAKSAQSLRLSELMHEGNNVFGIGSLCDSGTRIVRQKLAETIKLLESDEETTNMLGSLSKVDDQSVRDVLLDNGSVESSSCDG